Part of the Benincasa hispida cultivar B227 chromosome 12, ASM972705v1, whole genome shotgun sequence genome is shown below.
ttttttttgacaaaatatagGGCGAAAGGATTGAACCTCTGACCACAAAGTTGATTACATATACTTGATATCAATCCAGCTATGCTCTTTTTagaaagataaaattaaaaagttcaaagctacccttataatttaatatcaatttttcAATTGCATTTTTTAATGGATGtgaaatctttaaaaaaaataaaaatgaaagtgGGAAGATACTTCACCAAATCAGGAGTGCTTTAGTAATATCGTAATATCACTTTCAAAAGTTTTGAATTGGCTAACATAAGCATTGACTAAAAGGTAAGAAATTCAAATAACCTACCACACGTATTGTTAAAACACAAACCTTTATTGTGAAATAAGTTGAACataaaagtatataatataacacaCAGAGACAACAACTTAAAGCTTGACATTCTTTTATTATACAAACTTGCATGGTCACATTTTAGCACCAAAATAAACAGTGTAGTGTACCAAAATAGACAGTACGAACATTAAGTTAAGCCCTTCACCTCCAAAGGATTTTCTAGCTAAATATTTGATCATATGTTGTGAAACCATGCTTAAGCTTCTTTACTATGTAGCTATGTAGCCTCTTAGTAGAAGTCGTCGAGAGACAAGTTCTCGACCGATCCAAAGCCTTCGAGAGCTCCCAGTCTCGAGTAGTTGGTCATTGATCCACTCATAAAGTCGAAAGGTGAATCGTTGTCGAAGGCAGAACTAGTGTCATAGATAAATGACGACACGGGATCTTCCATGATTGGACTAGGCACATATATGGAGCTGGCCACTTTGCTAGCATCATAGTCTTGAAACATAATGTCGTTGTTGATCACAATGTCGTTGGTTGCTATGTCGGAATATATTTCTTGCTCGGAAGCCTTTTTTGCTTGAATCACCTATGGAAATGCAAgccaaaagagaaaaagaaacacTCATTATATGCATCCATTAGATAAATGCCAACCAAAAGGGTCTATGTGAAAATTTATAACAATCTCACCGAATTCTCTTCCATACCCTAATTTAAAAAACTCCCAGATATTTGTACCGCTCACACTCTTTTTGCACACTTTCAAATTACGTCTGtaatttgaatgatttgaaACCAAGGTCATAAGAGTCATTACCTTTTCGTAATTTTTGTTgttctaatattttgccaaTTATTCTAGAGCAAGTGCTATGAGATAACTTATTAGAAACAATATGAAGCTTACATAGTTATGTTCTTCACTATCTTGATAAACCATGATGAAATCTCCTAGATGTAAGCCATGGGCATTGACAAAGTCTCCTGTGACAACTCAATACCAAAACAAATACATATAGATATGTTAGATCatgatattttttgttttgaaatataggaaaatgagcaacttatttacaaatatagcaaaatattaatattttttttttttgaaaatgggTGTTGAGTTAGAAGATAGAAAACTTAGAACAAGATTTTagtaactaattaattaaaaggtaaTATATTGAAGAAAGCCTACCAGTATTTTCAAGTACATACATTCTACTATTGTTATTTGGCCAAAACCTGCAAAATTCAACCCCAAATAATGGCATTATTACATCAATATTTTCCTtagaaaaaaaaccattttcaaatttcaaaaattaagggGGGGAAATCTTAAAaactaagaaaataaatatatttcaaactgaaaaacaaaatcaaatcaaatatttaattattaaaccTGTATTTAAAGTTCCAAACATGCACCCCATCCAAGTCATCCATGGTGATTATCATTCCTTCTTTAGACTCCAATACTGGAAGGTGAGTTTCAGCTGCtttctgaaaattaaattaactaatcaaAATTCTAATTACTAATTATAAGAATAATTtatgtgttaattaattatggatatatatatctaaattaaGCATATGaatataaatcaattaaatatttttcaaaaaaaaaacctttgggAGTATCATTCTCCTCAGAGAGCTAACATCACTGTTCTTAAGCTCCTTCTGGAAAAGAAACTTCAGCTTCATTGGATCAATTACCTGTTCATTCAAATtacaaacacaatttttttattcaaattatttaatttaattatttacatCTTAGCTAGCTCTTCAAGATTGATTTAAAagtaaattagaaaattttcaaaacaaattacAAATCTGAATCAAATAATGAATGTCAAGTTTGATAAATAATATCACACATGTATATAAAttgattcttcaattttttttttccaaaatcaaatttaaactcagcaaaaagggaaaaaaaaacatggtgTTTAATTTGAAATAGCAATGACACTGCCCCCAACACGACCACCCCAAAATCCAACATTAGGATCGAAAACataaccaaaaaaagaaaagtacgAGAATTATTTATAGTATTTGATggacaaaaagagaaaagaaaaaaaaaaca
Proteins encoded:
- the LOC120067494 gene encoding B3 domain-containing transcription factor FUS3-like — its product is MPILDHHDNNQPPPSLPHHRLLLPAADDLAAAVPAFSSTALHRKKRMPRNRRRSSSNLPFFPPSSSSTPPPRVIDPMKLKFLFQKELKNSDVSSLRRMILPKKAAETHLPVLESKEGMIITMDDLDGVHVWNFKYRFWPNNNSRMYVLENTGDFVNAHGLHLGDFIMVYQDSEEHNYVIQAKKASEQEIYSDIATNDIVINNDIMFQDYDASKVASSIYVPSPIMEDPVSSFIYDTSSAFDNDSPFDFMSGSMTNYSRLGALEGFGSVENLSLDDFY